One window of the Thermococcus sp. P6 genome contains the following:
- a CDS encoding ferritin family protein, which translates to MVEIEEGLPLERIRDFSLEELLGMAIKAEIGAREFYRSLAERVEIEELKKKIQWLAGEEGKHEALLRRIYENMFPGKEVVFPKEHIGPELKPVAEELKEAQDLIELIRWAMKAEEIAAHFYEELEKIVETEERKRLMRYLSDMEKGHYYTLRAEYELLLDWEMYGQMMHVGP; encoded by the coding sequence ATGGTTGAGATTGAGGAGGGGCTTCCCCTCGAAAGGATAAGGGACTTCTCTCTTGAGGAACTCCTTGGAATGGCCATAAAGGCCGAGATCGGAGCCAGAGAGTTCTACAGGAGCCTCGCCGAAAGGGTGGAGATCGAAGAACTTAAGAAAAAGATCCAATGGCTTGCCGGAGAAGAAGGAAAACATGAGGCACTTCTCAGGAGGATATACGAGAACATGTTCCCCGGAAAGGAGGTCGTTTTTCCGAAGGAGCATATAGGCCCCGAACTCAAACCCGTTGCCGAGGAACTCAAGGAAGCTCAGGACCTTATAGAGCTCATCCGCTGGGCAATGAAAGCCGAGGAGATAGCCGCCCACTTTTACGAGGAGCTCGAGAAGATCGTCGAGACGGAGGAAAGGAAGAGGCTCATGCGTTACCTCAGCGACATGGAGAAGGGGCACTACTACACCCTGAGGGCCGAGTACGAGCTCCTTCTGGACTGGGAGATGTACGGCCAGATGATGCACGTCGGTCCCTGA
- a CDS encoding DUF998 domain-containing protein translates to MMRDLRYSGIAGVVAYWLFVAWSIGENPWFSFTKNALSDLGSPEKASAPWIYNYGLIVTSLFVLAFSLYLMLSAENRLQTVGGAYVSVSSLFLALIGVFHAGTRPHTFVSTYFFVQFFLGMLLYGVGSKDKAIRYGSVSLFLLAVLGTLVSWSSAALIETYEIGLIAIFTLLVAVKH, encoded by the coding sequence ATGATGAGGGATCTCAGATACTCCGGGATAGCGGGTGTTGTAGCTTACTGGCTCTTCGTCGCCTGGAGCATAGGAGAGAATCCATGGTTCAGCTTTACCAAAAATGCTCTCAGCGACCTGGGTTCACCCGAGAAGGCCAGCGCTCCCTGGATTTATAACTACGGTCTCATAGTTACGTCCCTCTTCGTACTGGCGTTCTCCCTCTATTTGATGCTCTCGGCGGAGAACAGGCTTCAGACGGTTGGCGGAGCCTACGTCAGCGTATCCTCACTCTTTTTAGCTCTCATCGGGGTCTTTCATGCAGGCACGAGGCCCCATACCTTCGTCTCGACGTACTTTTTCGTCCAGTTTTTCCTGGGGATGCTGCTCTACGGGGTGGGTTCGAAGGATAAGGCCATTCGCTACGGTTCCGTTAGCCTCTTCCTACTCGCGGTGCTGGGAACTCTCGTAAGCTGGTCCTCGGCAGCACTGATAGAGACTTACGAAATAGGGTTGATAGCGATCTTCACCCTGCTGGTTGCGGTTAAGCACTGA
- a CDS encoding LysO family transporter: protein MNIFIPLLLGVLIGRIFRQKLRMDLDKPLSATLLLLIFFMGVEAGKVEIDALSLLIVSVTFAALTILGSLAFSLLVGGRR, encoded by the coding sequence ATGAACATCTTCATACCCCTCCTCTTGGGGGTCCTGATCGGCCGCATCTTCAGGCAGAAGCTTCGGATGGATCTGGATAAGCCTCTGAGTGCTACCCTTCTCCTTTTAATCTTCTTTATGGGCGTTGAAGCGGGGAAGGTTGAAATCGATGCCCTAAGCCTTTTGATAGTTTCCGTAACCTTTGCGGCACTGACCATACTGGGCAGCCTTGCATTCTCGCTCTTAGTGGGGGGGAGAAGATGA
- a CDS encoding lysine exporter LysO family protein, with the protein MKFLYLVLGALFSGILVGRYTGADFGDLSVLTLYLLIFIIGVDIGRSNALGAEIRKAGRISLILPISTTLGSLSGGIIASFLVGTPLKLGLAISAGFGWYSLTGPLLAQYSPLYGIIGFLANLTREIFTIIFYPLAIKKIPKELAVSMGGATTMDSTLPVLVKFGGREITVLAFIHGFILTALAPFLISLIMQL; encoded by the coding sequence ATGAAATTCCTGTACCTCGTTCTTGGAGCCCTCTTCTCGGGCATCCTGGTGGGAAGATACACCGGCGCGGACTTCGGAGATCTTTCCGTTCTGACGCTCTACCTCCTGATTTTTATAATTGGAGTTGACATAGGGAGGAGCAACGCCCTTGGAGCGGAGATCAGAAAAGCGGGCAGGATCTCACTCATACTCCCCATAAGCACGACCCTTGGCTCCCTTTCAGGAGGAATCATAGCCTCCTTCCTCGTGGGGACTCCCCTAAAGCTTGGACTCGCAATCTCCGCGGGTTTTGGATGGTACTCCCTAACCGGCCCCCTGCTGGCACAGTATTCCCCCCTTTACGGGATTATAGGTTTTTTGGCAAACCTGACGAGGGAGATCTTCACGATAATCTTCTATCCACTGGCAATAAAAAAGATTCCAAAGGAGCTCGCCGTTTCGATGGGCGGTGCAACCACTATGGACTCCACCCTTCCGGTACTCGTGAAATTTGGAGGAAGGGAGATAACCGTACTGGCCTTTATACACGGCTTCATACTCACGGCACTGGCACCATTTTTGATATCTTTGATAATGCAGCTTTAG
- a CDS encoding ferritin family protein, protein MNELEALALALEVEKAELNFYIRLARKAGNERARKMFLFLAGEEAEHWSIFEEKFVEKLVKECELPAVDREMLKKLLVSAEEENLSEVDAVKIGMEQEKLTWEFYEKAAEEAEHEAVRRVFKELAKVEKAHYELLKAQYDSLMKTGIWMDYQDFSLEVD, encoded by the coding sequence ATGAACGAGCTTGAGGCACTCGCTCTGGCACTCGAGGTCGAGAAGGCCGAGCTTAACTTCTACATAAGGCTCGCAAGGAAGGCGGGCAACGAAAGGGCAAGGAAAATGTTCCTCTTTTTGGCGGGAGAGGAGGCGGAGCACTGGAGCATTTTCGAGGAGAAGTTCGTCGAGAAGCTCGTGAAGGAGTGCGAACTCCCGGCCGTTGATAGGGAGATGCTTAAAAAGCTCCTCGTTAGCGCGGAAGAAGAGAACCTGAGCGAGGTGGATGCGGTTAAGATAGGCATGGAGCAGGAGAAACTCACGTGGGAGTTCTACGAAAAAGCCGCGGAAGAGGCGGAACACGAGGCCGTTAGGCGGGTCTTCAAAGAGCTGGCTAAGGTGGAAAAGGCCCATTACGAACTCCTGAAGGCCCAGTACGATTCGCTGATGAAGACGGGTATATGGATGGATTATCAGGATTTCAGTCTTGAGGTGGATTGA
- a CDS encoding iron-sulfur cluster assembly protein, protein MGLFEILKRKPKKGPKKDLPLEVSAVVQLLRNVKDPETELDIVDEGLLYGLTVEGKNVDVFLLLARSTPECHFCQVMAINVQKKIVKDTIQILKEKGFNKVRVYNELGLLLEEG, encoded by the coding sequence ATGGGGCTCTTCGAGATCCTCAAAAGGAAGCCCAAAAAGGGGCCAAAAAAAGACCTGCCTCTTGAAGTCTCGGCCGTGGTTCAACTCCTCCGGAACGTAAAGGACCCCGAAACAGAGCTGGACATAGTGGATGAGGGGCTCCTCTACGGGCTGACGGTGGAGGGGAAGAACGTGGATGTTTTTCTCCTTCTGGCCCGCTCAACGCCCGAGTGCCACTTCTGTCAGGTGATGGCGATCAACGTCCAGAAGAAGATCGTTAAAGACACGATTCAGATTTTGAAAGAGAAAGGGTTTAATAAGGTGAGGGTTTACAATGAACTCGGACTGTTACTGGAGGAGGGTTGA
- a CDS encoding ferritin family protein has protein sequence MSMVEPLVKHAYETEKKAAASYTDGLGKLRGQGLRYTKVEEAVGRIAIDTIIHKHLMNAILEAQKELEKLAGEGPVSELKEVELSPEQKALVKRFAEMHLEIEKDMIETYQKMAEKMTHPLFKGLAEAIVENEREHHRILAELIAKYKE, from the coding sequence ATGTCTATGGTTGAACCCCTTGTTAAGCATGCCTACGAGACCGAAAAGAAGGCGGCCGCAAGTTACACCGATGGGCTGGGAAAGCTCAGGGGACAGGGCTTGAGGTACACGAAGGTTGAAGAGGCCGTCGGCAGGATAGCCATAGATACGATAATCCACAAGCACCTGATGAACGCCATCCTTGAGGCCCAGAAGGAGCTGGAAAAGCTCGCCGGCGAGGGGCCGGTGTCCGAGCTGAAGGAGGTCGAGCTTTCCCCGGAGCAGAAGGCTCTGGTCAAGCGCTTCGCAGAGATGCACCTCGAGATAGAGAAGGACATGATAGAAACCTACCAGAAGATGGCTGAGAAGATGACCCACCCACTCTTCAAGGGCCTTGCGGAGGCCATCGTCGAAAACGAGAGGGAGCACCACAGAATCCTCGCGGAGCTGATAGCGAAGTATAAAGAATGA
- a CDS encoding thioredoxin family protein, giving the protein MHVDAGKWSDLVNRFGVLNVPTLVYLKNGKEVERQNLIRRKEDVEEKLKKLMK; this is encoded by the coding sequence GTGCATGTAGACGCTGGAAAATGGAGCGATCTCGTAAACCGCTTTGGCGTCCTCAACGTTCCGACGCTCGTATACCTGAAGAACGGAAAGGAAGTGGAGAGACAGAACCTGATAAGGAGAAAGGAGGATGTCGAAGAAAAATTAAAGAAACTGATGAAGTAG
- a CDS encoding GNAT family N-acetyltransferase, with protein sequence MRIERVDEPLKLKEELLRFVFRVYRGTGGAYPALEWVEEKPSPDDFEGFRKVYAPFLEFRLGKEFDELYILRDGEKIAGTVALVYNLEGKSLWWVPEEIKDEKTGLIEFFMVDPAVKGKGYGSKLLGFAINRLKELGKVPHVITFPWLEAYSYYLRKGFVKVMDHGEFVVLKIPDEPIEKKMERLRS encoded by the coding sequence ATGAGGATAGAAAGGGTGGATGAACCTTTAAAGCTCAAGGAGGAACTGCTCCGCTTCGTCTTCAGGGTTTACAGGGGAACCGGCGGGGCCTATCCGGCTCTGGAATGGGTGGAGGAGAAGCCTTCCCCGGATGACTTCGAGGGGTTCAGGAAAGTTTACGCTCCCTTTCTGGAGTTCCGGCTCGGGAAGGAGTTCGATGAGCTCTACATCCTGAGGGACGGGGAGAAGATAGCCGGAACGGTGGCCCTGGTTTACAACCTCGAGGGCAAATCCCTCTGGTGGGTGCCGGAGGAGATAAAGGACGAAAAAACGGGACTGATAGAGTTCTTCATGGTCGATCCGGCCGTTAAGGGCAAAGGTTACGGCTCAAAACTGCTTGGATTCGCTATCAACAGGCTGAAGGAACTCGGAAAAGTCCCCCACGTTATAACCTTCCCGTGGCTCGAGGCCTATTCCTACTACCTGAGGAAGGGCTTCGTTAAGGTTATGGACCACGGGGAGTTCGTTGTTCTGAAGATTCCGGACGAACCCATCGAGAAAAAGATGGAAAGGCTCAGAAGTTGA
- a CDS encoding NADPH-dependent FMN reductase, with protein sequence MKVKIIFGTAREGRKSEKIARYVLKKAVELGWDAELIDVRDYLLCHTHRWRITPEMERYRGKILEADALVIVAPEYNGSYPGELKILLDTIYDEYEGLPVGIITVSVVTGGTRLLQELRLASVNYRMLPVAHVLFYNVEDLFKDEEPGDERYVERVERLFRTLEKYAKALKQIREEVRRNLMEKKERL encoded by the coding sequence ATGAAGGTTAAGATAATCTTCGGAACCGCAAGGGAAGGTCGGAAAAGTGAAAAAATAGCAAGATACGTCCTTAAAAAAGCAGTGGAGCTTGGCTGGGATGCCGAGCTGATAGACGTGAGGGATTACCTTCTCTGCCATACCCACCGCTGGAGGATAACCCCCGAGATGGAGAGGTACAGGGGAAAGATACTCGAGGCAGATGCCCTCGTCATAGTTGCCCCAGAGTACAATGGAAGTTACCCGGGCGAGCTGAAGATACTCCTCGACACGATATACGACGAGTACGAGGGGTTACCCGTCGGAATCATCACGGTATCTGTGGTTACCGGAGGAACGAGGCTCCTGCAGGAGCTCAGACTGGCCTCAGTCAACTATCGCATGCTTCCCGTAGCTCACGTGCTCTTTTACAACGTGGAGGACCTCTTTAAGGACGAAGAACCCGGTGATGAGAGATACGTGGAAAGGGTCGAGAGGCTTTTCAGGACGCTCGAAAAGTACGCAAAGGCCCTAAAACAGATAAGAGAAGAGGTAAGAAGAAACCTGATGGAAAAGAAGGAGAGGCTTTAA
- a CDS encoding iron-sulfur cluster assembly protein — translation MKVYTPDRDWPEHYRAVLEELSKITDPVTGGDILDSGVVAGLEVKDDTLKVWLRFESHAEYNITGSSAMAYSKIIGDIIERFALVRFQNVYVYDLSNNPVGVFENRKGYTAEDISEV, via the coding sequence ATGAAGGTTTACACGCCCGACAGGGACTGGCCCGAGCACTACAGGGCCGTTTTGGAGGAGCTCTCGAAAATAACCGACCCGGTTACCGGTGGCGACATACTCGACTCCGGTGTCGTGGCGGGTCTCGAGGTGAAGGACGACACCCTAAAGGTCTGGCTCAGGTTCGAAAGCCACGCGGAGTACAACATAACCGGCTCGAGTGCGATGGCCTACTCGAAGATAATCGGCGACATAATCGAACGCTTTGCCCTCGTGAGGTTTCAGAACGTCTACGTTTACGACCTCAGCAACAACCCCGTCGGGGTTTTTGAAAACCGGAAGGGCTACACCGCTGAGGACATAAGCGAGGTATAA
- a CDS encoding MFS transporter gives MPSYRKASNERLIFLLFYFALSASMYLPGPYFVLYLNTHIALSWIGLSYSLNRLSNLLFEYPSGIFADEFGRLKSTMVGTFLFGMSMILLTAFRRLQIHIVLLSAFLGGAGMAFISGSLEAWAVDEFGKNYVKRLFSDMGTLKNISGVVASILSGILVKYWGLEWPLFLSGLVGVFSPVVLLFLPDNRGYSGDETLLRKNLRLFRNIDFSMLVFLSLIVSSMLSVFFVVWPVTLKTLGAPESILGPVYFSLMLSMSLGSYIARRVSKPLQGVSFFLISGAIITAAIGLMVKWNTGYIMVLGLLYVLEVLIGLYYVFMGYIRNSIIPSEIRASAISLISLMNSAVGVVLLPLFLSLGKLHVKWIICSLLLTLGLISLKVWKTYLSSVPSQSIDPKIALESGGNPIHRKDRKAGSLLLPPRPPEGEQEHNKCREEGPLEI, from the coding sequence ATGCCCTCATATAGAAAAGCTTCAAATGAACGATTGATATTCCTTTTGTTTTATTTTGCACTCTCCGCTTCCATGTACCTTCCGGGGCCCTATTTTGTACTGTACCTTAACACTCATATCGCCTTATCATGGATCGGCCTTTCATACTCATTAAATAGGCTCTCCAACCTGCTGTTTGAGTACCCATCTGGAATATTTGCCGATGAATTCGGAAGACTCAAGTCCACAATGGTGGGCACGTTTTTGTTTGGGATGAGCATGATATTGCTGACAGCATTTAGGAGACTTCAGATTCACATTGTACTACTTTCAGCATTCCTCGGAGGAGCCGGAATGGCGTTTATTTCCGGATCTTTGGAAGCATGGGCAGTGGATGAATTCGGGAAAAACTATGTGAAGCGACTATTTTCTGACATGGGGACATTAAAAAATATTTCAGGTGTTGTTGCCTCAATACTGTCAGGTATCCTCGTCAAATATTGGGGACTAGAATGGCCGCTGTTTCTATCCGGTCTCGTGGGAGTGTTTTCCCCGGTAGTATTGCTTTTCCTTCCAGATAATAGAGGATATTCCGGGGATGAGACCCTTTTGAGGAAAAACTTGAGACTCTTCAGGAACATCGATTTTTCAATGCTCGTATTTTTGAGTTTGATTGTATCTTCAATGCTTTCAGTATTCTTTGTAGTGTGGCCCGTAACGCTAAAGACCTTGGGAGCACCCGAAAGTATACTTGGCCCGGTATATTTTTCCCTGATGCTCTCCATGTCCCTCGGTAGCTACATTGCGAGAAGGGTTTCAAAGCCTCTTCAGGGAGTGAGCTTTTTCCTGATATCCGGGGCAATCATTACGGCTGCCATAGGGTTGATGGTAAAGTGGAATACTGGCTATATAATGGTGCTGGGACTTCTATACGTGCTTGAGGTTCTTATCGGTCTATACTACGTCTTCATGGGTTATATCAGAAACTCGATAATCCCATCGGAGATACGGGCATCTGCAATCTCCCTGATCTCTCTGATGAATTCTGCCGTGGGTGTTGTGCTCCTCCCATTGTTTTTGTCCCTAGGGAAACTCCACGTAAAATGGATAATATGCTCTCTATTGCTAACTCTGGGTTTAATATCTCTGAAGGTATGGAAAACTTATCTCTCATCTGTCCCTTCCCAATCCATTGACCCGAAAATTGCATTGGAATCAGGCGGCAACCCAATTCACAGAAAAGATAGGAAAGCAGGCAGCTTACTACTTCCTCCTCGTCCTCCAGAAGGCGAGCAGGAGCACAATAAATGCCGCGAGGAGGGCCCACTGGAAATTTGA
- a CDS encoding ferritin family protein, giving the protein MEVTDREVFEIAVNAEIRAKEAYEKLASLVKSDIIRDELLFLAGEEEKHRKAVEKMAERLEGGEAKPRKIEIDVMGEFKVIAEKMSEAIKKPDINIDEIYEIAMEAELVSEKLYKELAGYAATENTKILLEMLADMERNHYNILRKQYDYITRYPELYKEEFYDQLMKDINFNF; this is encoded by the coding sequence ATGGAGGTAACCGACAGGGAAGTTTTTGAGATTGCCGTGAATGCGGAGATAAGGGCAAAGGAAGCCTACGAAAAGCTCGCCTCACTTGTAAAAAGCGACATCATAAGGGACGAGCTTCTCTTTCTGGCCGGCGAAGAGGAGAAGCACAGGAAGGCCGTTGAGAAGATGGCCGAGAGGCTTGAGGGAGGCGAAGCAAAGCCCCGGAAGATCGAGATCGATGTGATGGGAGAGTTCAAGGTGATAGCGGAAAAGATGAGCGAGGCCATCAAAAAGCCCGACATCAACATCGACGAGATCTACGAGATAGCCATGGAAGCTGAACTCGTCAGCGAGAAGCTCTACAAAGAGCTCGCGGGCTACGCCGCCACCGAAAACACGAAAATCCTTCTTGAAATGCTCGCCGACATGGAGCGGAACCACTACAACATCCTCCGGAAGCAGTACGACTACATAACCCGTTATCCCGAGTTATATAAGGAGGAGTTCTACGACCAGCTCATGAAGGACATAAACTTCAACTTCTGA
- a CDS encoding ferritin family protein, with protein sequence MLAKYPFEIPKDRPLSKREVAQALRWAIEAELDAINLYEQLAEHIEDERIKHIFYDVANEEKEHFGEFLAALFEIDEELAKYMKEGFEEVEEETGIKVEL encoded by the coding sequence ATGCTGGCGAAATATCCCTTTGAGATCCCGAAGGATAGGCCCCTTTCGAAGAGGGAGGTGGCTCAGGCTTTACGCTGGGCCATAGAGGCCGAGCTCGACGCCATAAACCTCTACGAACAGCTGGCCGAGCACATAGAGGATGAGAGGATAAAGCACATCTTTTACGACGTTGCCAACGAGGAGAAGGAGCACTTTGGGGAGTTCCTCGCGGCGCTCTTCGAGATCGATGAAGAGCTCGCAAAGTACATGAAGGAGGGCTTTGAAGAGGTTGAGGAGGAGACGGGCATAAAGGTTGAACTGTGA